A stretch of Pseudoprevotella muciniphila DNA encodes these proteins:
- the rpsA gene encoding 30S ribosomal protein S1 translates to MENLKNIAPLSDFDWDAFENGTTESGANSTADEQKYDTTLGRVQENEVVEGKVVAINKREVTVSIQSKSDGIIAASEFRYNPELKVGDTVEVYVENQEDKKGQLVLSHKKARAAKSWERVNAALENKEIVKGFIKCRTKGGMIVDVFGIEAFLPGSQIDVKPIRDYDVFVEKTMEFQIVKINQEYRNIVVSHKALIEAELEAQKQEIMSKLQKGQVLEGTVKNITSYGVFIDLGGVDGLIHITDLSWSRVNDPHEIVELDQKLNVVILDFDEEKKRIALGLKQLQPHPWEALDADLKVGDKVQGKVVVLTDYGAFVEIAPGVEGLIHVSEMSWSQHLRSAQDFLKVGDDVEAVILTLDREDRKMSLGMKQLKDDPWKEIEARYPIGSKHTAKVRNFTNFGVFVELEEGVDGLVHISDLSWTRKIKHPSEFTKVGEPLEVIVLEIDIDNRRLSLGHKQLEENPWDQFENVFTEGSVHEGTITELMDKGAVVQLEYGVEGFATPKHLVKEDGSKAQLEEKLPFKVLEFNKDSKRIILSHSRTYEEPARAARTRKPAPKKDAPAVQNQTAAQSLGDNDALAELKAQMEKGE, encoded by the coding sequence ATGGAGAACTTAAAGAACATTGCTCCTCTGTCTGATTTTGACTGGGATGCATTCGAAAACGGCACCACCGAAAGCGGTGCAAATTCCACTGCTGATGAGCAGAAATATGATACCACTCTTGGCCGCGTTCAGGAGAATGAGGTAGTAGAGGGTAAAGTAGTTGCCATCAACAAGCGCGAAGTAACCGTAAGCATTCAGTCAAAGAGCGATGGCATTATCGCTGCTTCCGAATTCCGCTACAATCCTGAGCTCAAAGTTGGTGATACTGTAGAGGTATATGTAGAGAACCAGGAAGACAAAAAAGGACAGTTGGTTCTCTCCCACAAGAAGGCACGTGCTGCCAAGTCTTGGGAACGTGTAAACGCAGCATTAGAAAACAAAGAAATCGTTAAAGGCTTCATCAAGTGCCGCACTAAGGGTGGTATGATTGTCGATGTATTTGGCATCGAGGCATTCTTGCCCGGTTCACAGATTGACGTTAAGCCTATCCGCGATTACGATGTATTTGTAGAAAAGACTATGGAATTCCAGATTGTTAAAATCAATCAGGAATATCGCAACATAGTTGTATCTCACAAGGCTTTGATTGAGGCTGAACTCGAAGCCCAGAAGCAGGAGATTATGTCGAAACTTCAGAAGGGTCAGGTACTCGAAGGAACAGTCAAGAACATCACGTCTTATGGTGTCTTTATCGACCTTGGCGGTGTAGATGGCCTTATCCACATTACCGACCTGAGTTGGAGCCGCGTGAACGATCCTCATGAAATCGTTGAACTCGACCAGAAACTGAACGTAGTTATTCTCGACTTCGATGAAGAAAAGAAGCGCATCGCACTTGGTCTGAAACAACTTCAGCCGCATCCATGGGAAGCCCTTGATGCTGACCTGAAGGTAGGCGACAAGGTTCAGGGCAAAGTAGTCGTTCTGACAGATTACGGTGCATTTGTAGAAATCGCTCCCGGTGTAGAAGGCTTGATTCATGTAAGCGAGATGAGTTGGAGCCAACACCTCCGCAGTGCTCAGGACTTCCTGAAAGTAGGCGACGACGTAGAAGCCGTTATCCTTACTCTCGATCGCGAAGACCGCAAGATGTCGCTTGGCATGAAGCAACTGAAGGATGATCCCTGGAAAGAAATCGAAGCAAGATACCCCATCGGTTCGAAGCACACTGCAAAGGTTCGCAACTTCACCAATTTCGGTGTGTTTGTAGAACTTGAAGAAGGTGTTGACGGACTGGTACACATCAGCGACCTTTCTTGGACAAGAAAGATTAAGCACCCCAGCGAATTCACAAAGGTTGGCGAGCCTCTTGAAGTTATCGTTCTTGAAATCGACATCGACAACCGTCGCTTGAGCCTCGGTCACAAACAGTTGGAAGAAAATCCTTGGGATCAGTTTGAAAACGTATTTACAGAAGGTAGCGTTCATGAAGGTACCATCACCGAACTGATGGACAAGGGTGCTGTCGTACAACTTGAATACGGTGTTGAAGGCTTCGCTACTCCCAAGCATCTCGTAAAAGAAGATGGCAGCAAGGCTCAACTTGAAGAGAAACTTCCTTTCAAGGTATTGGAATTCAACAAGGACAGCAAGCGCATCATCCTCTCTCACAGCCGCACTTACGAAGAGCCTGCACGTGCTGCACGCACACGCAAGCCCGCACCAAAGAAGGATGCACCCGCAGTTCAGAACCAAACTGCCGCTCAATCTCTTGGCGACAATGATGCTTTGGCAGAATTGAAAGCGCAAATGGAAAAGGGAGAATAA